From the Peromyscus leucopus breed LL Stock chromosome 8b, UCI_PerLeu_2.1, whole genome shotgun sequence genome, one window contains:
- the LOC114693221 gene encoding polyunsaturated fatty acid (12S)/(13S)-lipoxygenase, epidermal-type, with amino-acid sequence MGKYTIQVATGDSLLAGSSNLVQLWLVGEHGEADLGKQLRPLRKGNTELEIDVPVHLGRLLLVKMHKHKGLLDSDWFCKWVTVQGPGTQGEVYFPCYSWVQSNETICLAEGTALKVNDDTQSLFRKYREQEMEDRRKVYRWGSWKEGLILPVAGSTQWDLPRNQRFMEDKDLDFSLSLAKVLKEFAIKGTLDFVSRVRNLEDYKRTFPCGKTALAERVRESWREDALFGYQFLNGANPMLLRRSKSLPGRLVLPPEMKDLQSQLEKELQAGSLFEADFSLLDGVKPNIIIFKQQYVAAPLVMLKLEPDGSLSPMLIQLQPPRHGCSPPLLFLPSDPPMAWLLAKIWVRSSDFQLHQLQSHLLRGHLMAEVISVATMRSLPSLHPIYKLLIPHFRYTMEINILARNNLVSEWGIFDLVVSTGSGGHVDILQRATACLTYRSFCPPDDLADRGLLDVKSSLYAQDALRLWEIISRYVERMVELFYKSDTDVKDDPELQVWCREITEVGLLGGQERGFPLSLESRAQLCRFVTMCIFTCTAQHASNHLGQLDWYAWIPNGPCTMRKPPPTSKDVTEKDIVDALPTLQQARMQMTFTKFLGRRQPVMVALGHHKEEYFSGPEPRAVLKQFQEELAVMDKEIEVRNAGLDLPYEYLRPSVVENSVTI; translated from the exons ATGGGCAAGTACACGATCCAAGTGGCCACCGGAGACTCGCTTCTGGCGGGCTCCAGCAACCTGGTGCAGCTGTGGCTGGTGGGCGAGCACGGGGAAGCGGACCTCGGGAAACAGCTGCGACCACTGCGGAAAGGG AACACGGAGTTGGAGATCGACGTCCCGGTGCATCTAGGGCGCCTCCTGCTGGTGAAGATGCACAAACACAAAGGCCTATTGGATTCTGACTGGTTCTGCAAGTGGGTCACTGTGCAGGGCCCTGGGACCCAAGGAGAGGTCTACTTCCCCTGCTACAGCTGGGTGCAGAGCAACGAGACTATCTGCCTAGCCGAGGGCACTG CCCTGAAGGTAAACGACGACACTCAGAGCCTGTTTAGGAAGTATCGAGAGCAGGAGATGGAGGACCGAAGGAAGGTGTACCG GTGGGGCTCCTGGAAGGAGGGCTTAATCCTGCCTGTAGCAGGAAGTACACAGTGGGACCTCCCCAGGAACCAGAGATTCATGGAGGATAAGGATTTagatttttccctctctctggcCAAAGT GCTGAAGGAATTTGCCATCAAGGGGACTCTAGATTTTGTAAGTCGTGTACGAAACCTGGAAGATTACAAAAGAACATTCCCATGTGGAAAGACTGCTCTGGCTG AGCGGGTTCGTGAGTCCTGGAGAGAGGATGCCCTCTTTGGGTACCAGTTCCTCAATGGTGCGAACCCGATGCTCCTGAGGCGTTCTAAGAGCCTTCCAGGCCGGCTGGTCCTGCCTCCGGAGATGAAAGACTTACAGAGccagctggagaaggagctccaG GCTGGCTCTCTGTTTGAAGCTGACTTCTCCCTGCTGGATGGAGTCAAGCCCAACATCATCATTTTTAAGCAGCAGTATGTGGCAGCTCCTTTGGTGATGCTGAAGCTGGAGCCTGATGGAAGCCTCTCGCCCATGCTCATTCAG CTCCAGCCTCCCCGACATGGGTGCTCCCcacctctgctcttcctgccctCAGACCCTCCCatggcctggctcctggccaagaTCTGGGTTCGGAGCTCTGATTTCCAGCTGCACCAGTTACAATCCCATCTGCTAAGGGGGCATCTAATGGCCGAGGTTATCTCTGTGGCCACAATGAGGAGCTTACCCAGCCTGCATCCCATATACAAG CTCCTCATCCCCCACTTCCGCTACACCATGGAGATCAACATCCTGGCACGGAATAATCTTGTCTCTGAATGGGGAATTTTTGATCTG GTGGTGAGTACAGGGAGTGGAGGCCACGTGGACATTCTCCAGAGGGCCACCGCTTGTTTGACTTACCGCTCCTTTTGCCCTCCGGATGACTTGGCTGACCGTGGGCTCTTGGATGTGAAATCTTCTCTGTATGCCCAGGATGCCCTCAGGCTATGGGAAATCATCAGCCG GTATGTGGAGAGGATGGTTGAGCTTTTCTACAAGAGTGACACAGATGTGAAGGACGATCCAGAGCTGCAGGTGTGGTGCAGAGAGATCACTGAGGTCGGACTGCTGGGCGGCCAGGAGCGGGG GTTCCCCCTGTCCCTAGAGTCCCGGGCTCAGCTGTGCCGGTTCGTTACCATGTGCATTTTCACGTGCACTGCTCAGCACGCTTCCAACCATCTGGGTCAG CTGGACTGGTATGCCTGGATCCCGAATGGCCCATGCACCATGCGGAAGCCCCCACCGACCTCCAAGGACGTGACAGAGAAGGACATAGTGGATGCACTGCCCACTCTCCAGCAGGCACGGATGCAGATGACATTCACCAAGTTCCTTGGCAGACGCCAGCCTGTCATG GTGGCCCTGGGGCATCATAAAGAGGAATATTTCTCAGGCCCTGAGCCCCGGGCTGTGCTGAAGCAATTCCAGGAGGAGCTGGCTGTCATGGACAAGGAGATTGAGGTCCGGAATGCAGGCCTGGACCTGCCCTATGAGTACCTCCGGCCCAGCGTGGTGGAAAACAGTGTGACCATCTGA